One window from the genome of Microbulbifer sp. ALW1 encodes:
- a CDS encoding DUF4381 family protein yields the protein MPAGNPISKAKRHFNHLPPNQQANWWVLVGVVLLLLLLLLGLWLYLQYKAAEKPYYELKGYRVATHASLNQFLRQGNHRREFGQLARFLKEAGVAGTTEPENLLRQGSDWLDLKEPPFAIPPQAVWANMVPTLKLIRDELEPTIGPVDIVSAFRTDQYNRKAGGSSKSKHKTFCGVDLVPRSNISRKELVEELRNLHARLGPDSHMGLGIYSGVRFHVDTCGFRRW from the coding sequence ATGCCGGCGGGCAACCCCATTTCCAAGGCGAAGCGCCACTTCAATCACCTGCCCCCGAATCAGCAGGCCAACTGGTGGGTGTTGGTGGGCGTGGTGCTGCTATTGCTGTTGCTACTGCTGGGGCTGTGGCTCTACCTGCAGTACAAAGCGGCAGAAAAGCCCTACTACGAACTCAAGGGCTACCGCGTGGCCACTCACGCCAGCCTTAACCAGTTTCTGCGCCAGGGCAACCACCGGCGCGAGTTCGGACAGCTGGCGCGCTTTCTCAAGGAGGCCGGGGTAGCGGGCACCACCGAGCCGGAAAACCTGCTGCGGCAAGGCTCAGACTGGCTGGATCTCAAGGAGCCGCCCTTTGCCATTCCACCGCAGGCTGTGTGGGCCAACATGGTGCCCACCCTGAAGCTGATCCGCGATGAACTGGAACCGACCATTGGCCCGGTGGATATTGTCTCCGCCTTCCGCACCGACCAGTACAACCGCAAGGCCGGGGGATCCAGCAAAAGCAAGCACAAGACCTTTTGCGGTGTGGACCTGGTACCGAGATCCAATATCAGCCGCAAGGAGCTGGTGGAGGAATTGCGCAACCTGCATGCGCGCCTCGGCCCCGACAGCCATATGGGGCTCGGGATCTACAGCGGTGTGCGGTTTCACGTCGATACCTGTGGTTTTCGCCGCTGGTAA
- a CDS encoding D-Ala-D-Ala carboxypeptidase family metallohydrolase yields MDIKETPDHEFIDIHIERRRVIWIVALVLISLLALVVLTVEKTRELAERVVSPVEFIPEPPPLPKAPDLPLIFKIKGYSAASSSAFDKFLDSGNNREQFDELKQFLEVNNVGDVVPIFELMRQGTDWQEIGEQPFAIPPRKDWKTMVATLRVIRDHIIPELGQVTVLSGWRTPGYNAKAGGARSSKHLHFCGVDLIPEADFTRGELLPKLRKIHQRYGRKRNIGLGIYSGVRFHIDTCGFRRW; encoded by the coding sequence ATGGATATCAAAGAGACCCCGGATCACGAGTTTATCGACATCCATATTGAGCGCCGCCGCGTTATCTGGATCGTCGCCCTGGTTCTGATCAGCCTCCTTGCGCTGGTGGTGCTGACGGTGGAAAAAACCCGCGAGCTGGCCGAGCGCGTGGTCAGCCCGGTGGAATTTATTCCGGAGCCGCCGCCCCTGCCCAAAGCCCCGGACCTGCCGCTGATTTTCAAGATCAAGGGCTACTCCGCCGCCTCTTCCAGCGCTTTTGACAAGTTCCTCGATAGCGGCAACAACCGCGAGCAATTCGACGAGCTCAAGCAGTTCCTGGAGGTCAACAATGTCGGCGATGTGGTCCCGATTTTTGAATTGATGCGCCAGGGCACCGACTGGCAGGAAATCGGCGAACAGCCATTTGCGATCCCTCCCCGGAAAGACTGGAAAACCATGGTCGCAACCCTGCGGGTAATACGCGATCACATCATTCCCGAGCTGGGTCAGGTGACCGTACTCTCCGGCTGGCGCACCCCGGGCTACAACGCCAAAGCCGGCGGCGCCCGCTCCAGTAAACACCTGCACTTTTGCGGTGTGGACCTGATTCCGGAAGCCGACTTCACCCGCGGCGAGTTACTACCCAAATTGCGCAAAATCCACCAGCGTTACGGGCGCAAGCGCAATATCGGCCTCGGCATTTACAGCGGGGTACGTTTCCACATAGATACCTGCGGTTTCCGGCGCTGGTAA